A genomic region of Notamacropus eugenii isolate mMacEug1 chromosome 3, mMacEug1.pri_v2, whole genome shotgun sequence contains the following coding sequences:
- the ABHD6 gene encoding monoacylglycerol lipase ABHD6, giving the protein MDLHVLNMFVIAGGTLAIPILAFVASFLLWPSALIRIYYWYWRRTLGLQVRYVTHGDYQFCYSCRGRPGAKPSLLMLHGFSAHKDMWLSVVKFLPKNLHLICVDMPGHEGTTRSSVDDLSIDGQVKRIHQFVESIKLNRKPFHLVGTSMGGHVAGVYAAYYPSDVSSLTLVCPAGLNITTENAFVQHLKELNETSAVDKIPLIPSTPEEMANMLKLCSYVRFKVPYQILQGLVDVRIPHNDFYRKLFLEIISEESRYLLQENMEKIQVPTLIIWGKQDQVLDVSGADLLAKGISNCQVELLENCGHSVVMERPRKTANLIVEFLSSVHGAANSKKLD; this is encoded by the exons ATGGATCTTCATGTGCTGAACATGTTTGTCATAGCTGGAGGGACTTTGGCCATCCCCATCCTAGCCTTTGTGGCTTCATTTCTCCTGTGGCCCTCAGCGCTGATCAGAATCTATTACTG GTACTGGCGTCGGACCCTGGGCTTGCAGGTTCGCTACGTCACCCATGGTGATTACCAGTTCTGCTATTCGTGCCGAGGCAGGCCTGGAGCCAAACCTTCTCTCCTGATGCTACACGGCTTCTCTGCCCATAAAGATATGTGGCTTAGTGTCGTTAAG TTCCTCCCAAAGAACCTTCATTTGATCTGTGTCGACATGCCTGGCCATGAAGGCACCACCCGCTCCTCTGTAGATGACTTATCAATAGATGGACAAGTCAAAAGGATACACCAG TTTGTGGAAAGCATCAAGCTGAACAGGAAACCTTTCCACCTGGTGGGCACTTCCATGGGGGGCCATGTTGCAGGGGTCTATGCTGCCTATTATCCATCGGATGTCTCCAGTCTGACACTGGTGTGTCCTGCTG GCCTGAACATCACCACAGAGAATGCCTTTGTGCAGCATCTCAAGGAGCTGAATGAAACGTCCGCTGTGGATAAGATCCCCTTAATCCCATCGACCCCAGAAGAAATGGCCAACATGCTGAAGCTCTGCTCCTATGTCCGGTTCAAAGTGCCGTATCAG atTCTCCAAGGCCTTGTTGATGTTCGAATTCCACACAATGATTTCTACCGAAAGC tGTTTTTAGAAATCATAAGTGAAGAGTCAAGATACTTACTCCAAGAAAACATGGAGAAGATCCAAGTCCCTACGCTGATCATCTGGGGGAAGCAAGATCAG GTCCTGGATGTATCTGGAGCTGACTTGTTGGCCAAGGGAATCTCCAACTGTCAGGTGGAACTTTTGGAAAACTGTGGCCACTCGGTGGTGATGGAGCGGCCCCGAAAGACAGCCAACCTCATTGTGGAGTTCTTGTCTTCTGTGCACGGTGCGGCCAACAGTAAGAAGCTTGACTGA